A stretch of the Thiomicrorhabdus xiamenensis genome encodes the following:
- a CDS encoding inositol monophosphatase family protein translates to MTKHPFNAAEEWQKLKNGIRQLAKQEILPRFEKVGFEEKQDGSLLTEADLEMQKATQSFLLQNWPQFAFLGEEMSQQQQEDALKSTQGCWILDPIDGTSNFASGIPVYAVSLALMIEGRLVAGLVYDPDRDEMFAARHTLGAELNDKPLIAKTAKTKLKQTSGIIDFKRLTPELACRIIHDNPYSSQRSFGSVALDWCWIAAGRGHIYLHGAQNIWDYAAGYLILHEAGGQSCTLDGEDVLLPKVQKRAAVAATTPELFQQWHDYLQI, encoded by the coding sequence ATGACTAAACACCCATTCAACGCCGCGGAAGAGTGGCAGAAGCTTAAAAACGGTATCCGTCAGCTGGCCAAACAAGAAATCTTGCCACGCTTCGAAAAAGTCGGATTTGAAGAAAAACAAGACGGGTCGCTTCTGACCGAAGCGGATCTCGAGATGCAGAAAGCAACACAAAGTTTTCTGCTTCAAAACTGGCCGCAGTTCGCCTTTCTTGGCGAAGAGATGTCGCAACAGCAACAGGAAGACGCATTAAAGAGCACCCAGGGTTGCTGGATTCTGGATCCGATCGACGGCACCAGCAACTTTGCCAGCGGCATTCCAGTTTACGCCGTCTCACTGGCACTGATGATCGAAGGCCGACTGGTCGCCGGTCTGGTTTATGATCCGGATCGTGACGAAATGTTTGCCGCCCGCCACACACTCGGTGCTGAACTGAACGATAAACCGCTTATTGCCAAAACAGCTAAAACCAAACTGAAGCAGACCAGCGGGATTATCGACTTCAAACGCCTGACACCGGAACTGGCGTGCCGGATTATTCATGACAATCCATACTCGTCACAGCGCAGCTTCGGCTCGGTCGCTCTAGACTGGTGCTGGATCGCTGCCGGGCGCGGCCATATCTATCTGCACGGCGCGCAGAATATCTGGGATTACGCAGCCGGCTATCTGATCCTGCACGAAGCCGGTGGTCAAAGCTGCACCCTGGACGGTGAAGACGTATTGCTTCCTAAAGTGCAAAAACGCGCTGCCGTCGCCGCAACCACACCGGAACTTTTCCAGCAGTGGCATGACTACCTGCAGATATAA
- a CDS encoding OmpP1/FadL family transporter produces the protein MNVFSSRALLVAMGLAPVSAMASGFALIEQSASGQGLSYAGAAANAEDASIMWFNPAGLTRFEGDQLIIGGHVISPKADFTEQASVKNGATPIGGEGDNGATVGFVPNVYWKSRLGAYDVGFGVNVPFGQHISYDEDWVGRYHATETDLKTLNLNPAIAGKVNDQLSFGFGLNAQYVDVILEQKVDQSFIGDSDGNAKVSGNSWAFGYNLGLLYQADEDLDIGFSYRSKMQHDVEGKIDYSDINAALGGVLYDMDASSNVVLPASASLAMNYRLSEHTRLLASATWTGWSGYDELIIELEDGSSSESNQNFEDSMRYAVGMIHQFNRQLKLRGGLAIDYTPVPDKYSRSPRTPDSNRKWVSVGLGYQLNKRMNLDVGYSHLFANRSDVDYNVTTSLGSYDLRGYYDSAVDILSAQLVWNF, from the coding sequence ATGAACGTTTTTTCGAGTAGAGCGTTGTTGGTTGCAATGGGGCTTGCCCCGGTATCGGCAATGGCGTCTGGATTTGCATTGATCGAGCAGAGCGCAAGCGGACAGGGATTGTCCTATGCGGGGGCTGCGGCCAATGCCGAGGATGCCAGTATTATGTGGTTTAATCCGGCCGGCCTGACGCGTTTCGAAGGCGATCAACTCATTATCGGTGGTCATGTTATTTCGCCTAAGGCGGATTTTACCGAGCAGGCATCCGTCAAAAACGGTGCCACGCCGATTGGCGGCGAAGGCGATAATGGCGCTACAGTCGGTTTTGTTCCTAATGTCTATTGGAAAAGCCGTTTGGGGGCCTATGACGTTGGTTTTGGCGTCAATGTCCCTTTCGGCCAGCACATCTCTTATGACGAAGACTGGGTCGGTCGCTATCATGCAACGGAAACCGATCTGAAGACTTTGAATCTTAATCCGGCAATCGCAGGGAAGGTGAATGATCAGCTGAGTTTCGGTTTTGGTCTGAATGCCCAATATGTGGATGTGATTTTAGAGCAGAAAGTCGATCAGTCTTTTATTGGCGATAGCGATGGAAATGCCAAGGTCAGCGGTAACAGCTGGGCGTTTGGTTATAATCTCGGGTTGCTCTATCAAGCGGATGAGGACTTGGATATCGGTTTTTCCTATCGCTCAAAAATGCAGCATGATGTAGAAGGAAAGATTGATTATTCCGATATCAATGCCGCATTGGGGGGTGTTTTGTATGATATGGATGCGTCCTCTAATGTTGTTTTGCCGGCATCTGCCAGTCTGGCGATGAACTACCGCCTCTCAGAGCACACTCGGTTATTGGCGAGTGCAACCTGGACCGGCTGGTCCGGCTATGACGAGTTGATAATCGAGCTAGAGGACGGTTCGAGTTCGGAGTCCAATCAGAATTTTGAAGACAGTATGCGTTATGCCGTCGGGATGATTCATCAATTTAACCGACAGCTGAAATTAAGAGGGGGGCTGGCAATCGACTATACCCCGGTGCCGGATAAGTACAGCCGTTCACCGCGCACGCCGGATTCCAATCGTAAATGGGTCTCTGTCGGTTTGGGTTACCAGCTTAATAAGCGGATGAATCTGGATGTCGGCTACAGTCATCTGTTTGCCAATCGTTCGGATGTCGATTACAACGTCACGACTTCGCTCGGGTCATATGATTTGCGCGGCTATTATGATTCCGCTGTCGACATTTTGAGTGCACAGCTGGTGTGGAATTTCTGA
- the radA gene encoding DNA repair protein RadA, producing MAKAKTAYVCTECGAEYAQWAGQCQACKAWNTLKEIKLGSGKKTAKSGNASYSGASASAVQSIKDVDLSEVPRISSDMSELDRVLGGGIVPGSVVLIGGDPGVGKSSILLQVMCALSTRMSVLYVTGEESLQQVASRAKRMELPDDNLRLLTQTDVEEISVAAQKESPKVMVVDSIQTMQLAEIGSAAGGVSQVRESAAYLTRFAKQNNIAIFLVGHVTKSGEVAGPRVLEHIVDTVLFLEGQSDSRFRTLRAIKNRFGAVNELGVFAMTEKGMRQIKNPSAIFLSRGEEPAPGSVVMVIWEGSRPLLVEIQALVDESPYGAPKRVTVGLEQNRLAMLLAVMHRHGGVQAGDQDVYVNVVGGVKVFETSADLALLCAILSSMRNRALPQEMIIFGEVGLAGEIRPVPSGQERLFEAAKHGFTRAIVPFSNVPKGGIPDMEIIGVKTLQQALDAL from the coding sequence ATGGCAAAAGCGAAGACAGCTTATGTGTGCACCGAGTGCGGTGCGGAATATGCCCAGTGGGCTGGTCAGTGTCAGGCTTGTAAAGCTTGGAATACGCTGAAAGAGATCAAGCTCGGCAGCGGTAAAAAGACGGCTAAAAGTGGTAATGCCAGTTATTCAGGCGCTTCCGCAAGCGCGGTTCAGTCGATCAAGGATGTCGATCTGAGTGAAGTGCCGCGAATCAGCAGTGATATGTCCGAGTTGGATCGTGTTCTCGGAGGCGGGATTGTTCCCGGGTCGGTCGTTTTGATCGGCGGCGATCCCGGTGTCGGTAAATCCTCGATTCTATTGCAGGTCATGTGTGCGCTGAGTACGCGCATGTCGGTACTCTATGTAACCGGTGAAGAGTCTTTGCAGCAGGTGGCTTCGCGCGCTAAACGCATGGAGTTGCCGGACGATAATCTGCGTCTGTTGACTCAGACCGATGTGGAAGAGATCAGTGTCGCGGCACAGAAAGAATCGCCAAAGGTCATGGTTGTCGACTCGATACAGACCATGCAACTGGCAGAGATAGGCAGTGCGGCAGGTGGTGTTTCTCAGGTCAGGGAGAGTGCCGCTTACTTAACCCGTTTTGCCAAACAGAATAATATTGCGATCTTTCTGGTCGGCCATGTCACCAAGTCCGGTGAAGTGGCCGGGCCGCGTGTTTTGGAGCATATTGTCGATACTGTATTGTTTCTTGAAGGGCAATCGGATAGTCGTTTCCGTACGTTGCGCGCGATAAAGAACCGTTTCGGGGCCGTCAACGAACTGGGTGTCTTTGCCATGACCGAAAAAGGCATGCGACAGATAAAGAATCCGTCGGCGATTTTCTTAAGTCGCGGGGAAGAACCTGCACCCGGCTCAGTCGTGATGGTTATCTGGGAAGGGTCACGTCCTTTGCTGGTGGAAATTCAAGCGCTGGTTGACGAGTCGCCGTATGGTGCGCCGAAGCGGGTAACAGTTGGTCTGGAGCAGAACCGGCTGGCCATGCTGTTGGCCGTGATGCATCGTCATGGCGGTGTGCAGGCCGGAGATCAGGATGTGTATGTGAATGTCGTCGGCGGGGTTAAGGTGTTCGAGACCAGTGCCGATCTGGCTCTGCTGTGTGCGATTCTTTCCAGTATGCGCAACCGCGCCTTGCCGCAGGAGATGATTATTTTTGGTGAAGTGGGGCTGGCCGGAGAAATTCGTCCGGTTCCTAGCGGGCAGGAGCGTCTATTCGAGGCGGCCAAGCACGGTTTTACCCGGGCAATCGTACCGTTCAGTAATGTGCCAAAGGGCGGAATTCCAGATATGGAAATTATCGGGGTGAAAACCTTGCAGCAGGCTTTGGATGCGTTGTAG
- a CDS encoding FMN-binding glutamate synthase family protein, translating to MSALMDVVQQVLHWMSLLFILVVGIIVLWLLTMYLQDRLQTEHAIRRNYPLIGRFRYLLESLGKFFRQYMFAADQDEKPFNRAQRSWVYRAAKGLSTVQSFGSTRDAAHPGKIAFVNCAFPMLVKDAVTSPPMVIGEGCKMPYRAESLFNISGMSYGALSRPAVRALSQGAKLACCWLNTGEGGVSPYHLESGCDLVAQIGTAKYGFRDKNGNLSNEKLREMAAYEQIRMFEIKLSQGAKPGKGGILPAAKVTDEVAEIRGIRIGEDSISPNRHPDIASNEDLLQMIEHIREVTGKPVGFKFVMGSQDWIDSLCRDILIKGETFAPDFITLDGAEGGTGSAPVALMDDVGMSINESLPLLIDTLNRYGLRSRIKVIASGKLINPTMVAWAIAMGADFVNSARGFMFSLGCIQSMQCHLDSCPTGITTHNPRLQRGLLPHKKSQRVANYHRNLMREVESIAHSCGVVEPRLLSRAHVRKVMRHGVSENFAELYPDVVADGTFKGITLLHRYNDPS from the coding sequence ATGAGTGCGCTTATGGATGTAGTGCAGCAGGTTCTGCACTGGATGTCGTTGCTGTTTATTCTGGTTGTCGGGATCATTGTTCTCTGGTTGCTGACCATGTATCTTCAGGACCGTCTGCAGACGGAGCACGCTATCCGTCGAAATTATCCGTTAATCGGACGTTTTCGCTATTTACTGGAGTCTTTGGGGAAGTTTTTCCGCCAGTATATGTTTGCGGCCGATCAGGATGAAAAGCCTTTCAATCGTGCCCAGCGCTCCTGGGTCTATCGTGCTGCCAAAGGATTGTCTACGGTACAGAGTTTTGGTTCGACTCGTGATGCCGCGCATCCGGGCAAGATTGCTTTTGTTAATTGCGCCTTTCCTATGCTGGTCAAGGATGCGGTTACATCGCCACCGATGGTAATCGGCGAAGGCTGCAAAATGCCATATCGGGCGGAATCGCTGTTCAATATCTCCGGCATGAGCTATGGCGCACTTTCCCGGCCGGCGGTGCGCGCCTTGAGTCAGGGGGCTAAACTGGCTTGTTGCTGGCTCAATACCGGTGAGGGCGGTGTTTCCCCCTATCACTTGGAGAGCGGTTGTGATCTGGTGGCGCAGATCGGTACGGCGAAGTACGGTTTCCGCGACAAAAACGGCAATCTGAGTAATGAAAAACTCAGGGAGATGGCTGCTTATGAACAGATCCGAATGTTTGAAATCAAGCTCTCCCAAGGGGCCAAACCGGGAAAAGGGGGGATTCTTCCGGCGGCTAAGGTGACGGATGAAGTCGCCGAAATCCGTGGCATTCGCATCGGCGAGGATTCGATCAGCCCTAATCGCCATCCGGATATCGCCAGTAACGAAGATCTGTTGCAAATGATCGAGCATATTCGCGAAGTGACCGGAAAGCCGGTCGGCTTTAAATTTGTGATGGGTTCTCAGGATTGGATTGATTCTTTATGCCGGGATATCCTGATTAAAGGTGAGACGTTTGCACCGGACTTCATTACCTTGGACGGTGCCGAAGGCGGTACCGGTTCCGCACCGGTGGCACTGATGGACGATGTCGGCATGTCGATTAACGAATCTCTACCGTTATTGATTGACACTTTAAACCGTTACGGTCTGCGTTCGCGAATCAAGGTGATCGCTTCGGGTAAACTGATTAATCCGACAATGGTCGCCTGGGCGATCGCCATGGGCGCGGATTTTGTTAATTCGGCGCGCGGTTTCATGTTCTCCTTAGGATGTATTCAGTCGATGCAGTGCCATCTGGACAGTTGTCCTACCGGCATAACCACCCATAATCCACGTTTGCAGCGCGGTTTGCTACCGCATAAAAAATCGCAGCGAGTTGCTAATTACCACCGCAATCTTATGCGCGAAGTGGAATCAATCGCTCACTCCTGCGGCGTCGTCGAGCCCCGTCTCCTAAGCCGGGCTCATGTAAGAAAAGTGATGCGGCATGGTGTCTCGGAAAATTTCGCAGAGTTGTATCCGGATGTTGTCGCCGACGGTACATTTAAAGGGATTACACTGCTACACCGTTATAATGACCCTTCTTGA
- a CDS encoding cytochrome c1, with amino-acid sequence MKNVFLLISFLILSVSSVAQAAGGPAIELEKANNNLRDQDSLQRGAVLFSNYCMACHSVKYMRYNRIARDVGWSDDEVVAKMAYNQAKVVDDVQTRMLPGVAMDILGTEPPDLSLMARLKGPDYIYTFLRAYHLDENGNWDNSALKGTSMPNVLEGMQRHYAPEDYEQAARDITNFLEYAGEPGKLERFDLGWKVIAFLLVLLLLTYLLKREYWRDIKH; translated from the coding sequence ATGAAAAACGTATTTTTACTAATCAGCTTTCTGATTCTAAGCGTTTCCTCTGTCGCACAGGCGGCAGGAGGGCCGGCTATCGAACTGGAAAAGGCCAATAATAATCTGCGTGATCAGGACTCATTGCAGCGTGGTGCGGTTCTGTTCAGTAACTATTGCATGGCGTGTCACTCGGTCAAATACATGCGTTACAACCGCATTGCCCGTGATGTTGGTTGGAGTGACGATGAAGTCGTAGCGAAAATGGCTTATAACCAGGCCAAGGTCGTTGATGATGTTCAAACACGTATGCTTCCGGGCGTTGCAATGGATATACTGGGAACCGAGCCGCCGGATCTGTCTTTGATGGCGCGTCTGAAAGGGCCTGATTATATCTATACTTTCCTGCGTGCCTATCATCTGGATGAGAACGGCAACTGGGATAACAGCGCTCTGAAAGGGACGTCCATGCCGAATGTTCTGGAAGGGATGCAGCGTCATTATGCTCCGGAAGATTATGAGCAGGCCGCGCGTGATATCACCAACTTCCTTGAATATGCCGGTGAGCCAGGCAAGCTTGAACGATTCGATCTGGGCTGGAAAGTAATTGCTTTCCTGCTGGTGCTGCTGCTTCTTACCTATCTGTTGAAGCGTGAGTACTGGCGCGATATCAAGCACTAA
- a CDS encoding cytochrome b → MADNQNTKFEAKQGTVLGWLDKRYPLVSTWNEHVGEYYAPKNFNFWYFFGSLALLVLVNQFVTGIWLTMSYKPSAAEAFNSVEYIMRDVEWGWLIRYMHSTGASAFFIVIYLHMMRGLLYGSYKEPRELVWLIGMMLFLVLMAEAFMGYLLPWGQMSYWGAQVIISLFGAIPLIGPDLALWVRGDFIISDATLNRFFALHVIALPLVLLILVFMHIVALHRVGSNNPDGIEIKKVKNEQGLPLDGIPFHPYYSVKDSMGAVFFAILFAFVVFYWPEGGGFFIEPPNFEPANPLKTPEHIAPVWYFTPFYAVLRAVPDKFLGVVAMGAAIMFLFAMPWLDRCKVKSIRYRGLSFKLLLAMFVISFIILGYLGTQPATPTLTVLAQIFTATYFLFFLILPYTSAREKTKPVPERVK, encoded by the coding sequence ATGGCTGATAACCAAAATACTAAATTTGAAGCGAAGCAGGGGACTGTCCTGGGATGGCTGGATAAGCGTTACCCGCTGGTCAGTACCTGGAATGAGCATGTCGGCGAGTACTATGCGCCGAAAAATTTCAACTTCTGGTACTTCTTCGGTTCGCTGGCGCTATTGGTGCTGGTCAACCAGTTCGTTACCGGTATCTGGCTGACAATGAGCTACAAGCCGAGTGCGGCTGAAGCCTTTAACTCCGTCGAGTACATCATGCGCGATGTTGAGTGGGGCTGGCTGATTCGTTATATGCATTCAACGGGTGCATCGGCTTTCTTTATTGTCATCTACCTGCACATGATGCGTGGCCTGCTGTACGGCTCCTATAAAGAGCCGCGTGAACTGGTGTGGCTGATCGGTATGATGCTGTTCCTGGTATTGATGGCCGAAGCCTTTATGGGTTATCTGCTGCCATGGGGACAGATGTCTTACTGGGGTGCTCAGGTTATTATCTCGCTGTTCGGTGCTATCCCTTTGATCGGACCGGATCTGGCGCTATGGGTACGTGGTGACTTCATTATCTCCGATGCGACTCTGAACCGTTTCTTCGCTCTGCATGTTATTGCTTTGCCACTGGTTCTATTGATTCTGGTCTTTATGCACATTGTTGCTTTGCACCGTGTTGGTTCGAATAACCCGGACGGCATTGAAATCAAAAAGGTCAAAAACGAGCAGGGGCTTCCTCTCGACGGAATTCCTTTCCACCCTTACTACTCGGTGAAAGATTCAATGGGTGCGGTGTTCTTTGCGATTCTGTTTGCCTTTGTGGTCTTCTACTGGCCGGAAGGCGGTGGCTTCTTTATTGAGCCGCCTAACTTCGAGCCGGCTAACCCGCTGAAGACGCCGGAGCATATCGCACCTGTATGGTATTTCACGCCGTTCTATGCGGTTTTGCGTGCGGTGCCGGATAAATTCCTCGGTGTTGTTGCGATGGGTGCAGCGATTATGTTCCTGTTCGCCATGCCTTGGCTGGACCGTTGTAAGGTGAAGTCGATTCGTTACCGTGGTTTGTCATTCAAACTGCTGCTGGCGATGTTTGTCATCTCATTTATTATCCTTGGGTATCTTGGGACTCAGCCGGCTACGCCGACTCTGACAGTATTGGCGCAGATCTTTACTGCGACTTACTTCCTGTTCTTCCTGATTCTGCCGTACACATCGGCCCGGGAAAAGACTAAACCCGTACCGGAGAGGGTGAAATAG
- the petA gene encoding ubiquinol-cytochrome c reductase iron-sulfur subunit, producing the protein MSIKNNNDSSVNLQRRRILTGATGVVGAAGATFLAVPFVSSWQPSEKAKAAGAPVNADISKLQPGQMLTVAWRGKPVWIVRRTPDMLANLPNMDGELRDPASNESDQPEYCKNPTRAVKDEFLVVVGVCTHLGCAPLYRPAIGSPDVGDDWQGGFFCPCHGSRFDLAGRVFKAVPAPTNLEIPPYRFVSDSIVRIGEGPTEGGTA; encoded by the coding sequence ATGTCGATAAAAAACAATAATGATTCTAGTGTAAACCTACAGCGCCGTAGAATCCTTACAGGCGCAACGGGTGTTGTCGGGGCAGCGGGAGCCACCTTTTTGGCGGTTCCGTTTGTTAGCTCATGGCAACCTAGTGAAAAGGCCAAAGCCGCCGGTGCTCCGGTCAATGCTGATATCAGCAAATTGCAGCCGGGTCAGATGTTGACCGTCGCTTGGCGTGGGAAACCTGTTTGGATTGTCAGACGTACTCCGGATATGTTGGCCAATTTGCCGAATATGGATGGCGAGTTGCGTGATCCTGCTTCAAATGAATCGGATCAGCCGGAATACTGTAAAAATCCAACCCGTGCTGTTAAAGATGAATTCTTGGTTGTGGTCGGCGTCTGTACGCACCTTGGGTGCGCACCTCTGTATCGTCCGGCAATCGGTTCGCCGGATGTCGGCGACGATTGGCAGGGTGGTTTCTTCTGTCCGTGCCACGGTTCACGATTCGATCTGGCAGGACGTGTATTCAAAGCGGTACCGGCACCGACGAATCTGGAGATTCCGCCATACCGCTTTGTCAGCGACAGCATTGTGCGCATCGGTGAAGGTCCAACCGAAGGAGGGACGGCATAA
- a CDS encoding Nif3-like dinuclear metal center hexameric protein, producing MHRDELASYLDELLEVSLYKDYAPNGLQVEGQREVKKIVTGVTACQALIDKAIECGADTIMVHHGYFWKSEPQQIVGFKQKRIKSLLTHDINLFGYHLPLDGHIELGNNAQLGKLWGLPVTDQDGLVFCSRLESPIAADTFYQTVKQTLGRDPLWLKGGPEQLQTIAWCSGGAQNYIDKAIAMGADLFISGEVSEQTTHLAAECGIHYFAAGHHATERLGIQVLGEHLQAKFGLDVTFIDVPNPV from the coding sequence ATGCACAGAGATGAGTTAGCGTCTTATTTGGACGAACTGTTGGAAGTGAGTTTGTATAAAGATTATGCGCCTAACGGTTTACAGGTCGAAGGGCAAAGAGAGGTCAAAAAGATCGTTACCGGCGTTACCGCCTGTCAGGCTTTGATTGATAAGGCGATTGAATGCGGTGCCGATACGATAATGGTTCATCATGGCTATTTTTGGAAAAGCGAGCCTCAGCAGATCGTTGGTTTCAAACAAAAACGGATCAAGTCGCTACTCACGCATGATATCAATCTTTTTGGTTATCACTTGCCATTGGATGGGCATATTGAACTGGGCAATAACGCGCAGTTGGGTAAATTATGGGGTCTTCCGGTCACGGATCAGGACGGATTGGTATTCTGTTCGCGACTGGAATCACCGATTGCGGCAGATACCTTTTATCAGACCGTCAAACAGACTCTGGGTCGTGACCCTTTGTGGTTAAAAGGCGGTCCGGAGCAGCTACAAACGATCGCCTGGTGCAGCGGTGGAGCGCAAAACTATATCGATAAAGCGATTGCTATGGGGGCGGATCTGTTCATCAGCGGCGAAGTGTCGGAGCAGACGACTCATCTGGCTGCAGAATGCGGAATTCATTATTTTGCCGCCGGTCATCATGCGACCGAACGCCTGGGAATTCAGGTTTTGGGCGAACATTTGCAGGCCAAATTTGGCTTGGATGTGACTTTTATTGATGTCCCAAATCCGGTGTAA
- the hisD gene encoding histidinol dehydrogenase, translated as MLNIRRLSANAAGFREELDQLLAWETVSNQSVNDIVNEVCARVRQEGDAALLEYTAKFDRLELKSGAELEISKDRLQQALQNIPAAQREALEISAQRVRDYHERQVQDSWTYEEADGTMLGQQVTPLDSVGLYVPGGKAAYPSSVIMNAIPAKVAGVEKLIMVVPTPDGEVNEMVLAAAAICEVDAVFTLGGAQAVAALAYGTETVPAVDKIVGPGNIFVATAKRLVFGTVGIDMIAGPSEILVYCDGKTNPDWIAVDLFSQAEHDEDAQAILVTQDADFAAQVYDSMNKLLPTMPRKEIIQKALDDRGAIIVVDNEDQAIEMINIIAPEHLELSVDDPKALLPKIRHAGAIFMGRYTAEALGDYCAGPNHVLPTSRTARFSSPLGVYDFQKRSSLIMVSEDGANTLGKIAGELADGEGLQAHAASARYRVKD; from the coding sequence ATGTTAAATATTCGTCGTTTATCTGCCAATGCGGCAGGATTTAGAGAAGAGTTAGATCAACTATTGGCGTGGGAAACGGTATCGAACCAATCGGTCAATGATATCGTTAACGAGGTTTGTGCCCGCGTTCGTCAGGAAGGTGATGCGGCGTTGTTGGAATATACCGCCAAATTTGACCGTCTTGAACTGAAAAGCGGTGCCGAGTTGGAAATCTCCAAAGATCGTCTGCAGCAGGCGTTGCAGAATATCCCGGCAGCGCAGCGCGAAGCGCTGGAAATTTCCGCTCAGCGTGTTCGCGATTACCACGAGCGTCAGGTTCAGGATTCCTGGACTTACGAAGAAGCCGACGGCACTATGTTGGGGCAGCAGGTTACTCCGCTTGATTCCGTAGGTTTGTATGTTCCGGGCGGGAAAGCGGCTTATCCGTCTTCGGTAATCATGAATGCGATTCCGGCCAAAGTGGCCGGTGTCGAAAAACTGATTATGGTTGTACCGACTCCGGACGGTGAAGTGAATGAAATGGTGCTGGCGGCTGCGGCAATCTGCGAAGTCGATGCCGTCTTCACGCTAGGTGGTGCTCAGGCGGTTGCGGCTCTGGCATACGGAACCGAGACGGTTCCTGCGGTTGATAAAATCGTTGGTCCGGGGAACATCTTCGTTGCAACGGCCAAGCGTCTGGTATTCGGCACCGTCGGTATCGATATGATTGCCGGGCCTTCGGAAATTCTTGTGTACTGCGATGGTAAAACCAATCCTGACTGGATCGCGGTTGATCTGTTCTCGCAAGCCGAGCACGATGAAGATGCGCAGGCGATTCTGGTCACTCAGGATGCTGACTTCGCCGCTCAGGTTTACGACAGCATGAACAAGTTGCTACCGACTATGCCGCGTAAAGAAATTATTCAAAAAGCGTTGGATGACCGCGGTGCGATTATCGTTGTCGACAATGAAGACCAGGCGATTGAAATGATTAATATCATTGCGCCTGAACACTTGGAACTGTCGGTTGACGATCCGAAGGCGCTGCTGCCTAAGATCCGTCACGCGGGTGCGATCTTTATGGGGCGTTATACTGCCGAAGCGCTGGGTGACTATTGTGCCGGTCCGAACCACGTTCTGCCGACTTCGCGTACTGCGCGCTTCTCGTCACCTTTGGGAGTGTACGACTTCCAGAAACGTTCAAGTTTGATTATGGTTTCTGAAGACGGTGCCAACACTCTAGGTAAGATCGCCGGCGAATTGGCCGACGGTGAAGGTTTGCAGGCGCACGCTGCTTCGGCACGTTACCGAGTAAAAGATTAA
- the hisG gene encoding ATP phosphoribosyltransferase has protein sequence MNEQLTIALSKGRIYKDTLPLLEAAGIEPLEDPSKSRKLIIPTNHDNIRLLIVRATDAPTYVAHGAADIGVAGKDVLMEAPTDNIYELLDLQIAKCKLMVAGPEVEKPHGHRLKIATKYIKSAQAYYAQKGEQVDLIKLYGSMEIAPLIDLADRIVDLVDTGNTLRANGLVPMEHIADISSRLIVNQHAYKTKFNQINHIVQQFKSVIEK, from the coding sequence ATGAATGAACAATTGACGATCGCCTTGTCCAAAGGGCGTATTTACAAGGATACCTTGCCGTTGCTGGAAGCGGCGGGGATTGAGCCGCTGGAAGATCCGAGCAAAAGCCGTAAACTGATTATCCCGACCAATCACGACAATATCCGTTTGTTGATTGTGCGTGCAACCGATGCGCCGACTTATGTTGCGCATGGAGCTGCCGATATCGGTGTCGCCGGTAAAGATGTTCTGATGGAAGCGCCAACGGATAATATCTATGAACTGCTGGATTTGCAGATCGCCAAATGTAAATTGATGGTGGCCGGTCCGGAAGTTGAGAAGCCTCATGGTCATCGTCTTAAAATTGCGACAAAATATATTAAATCCGCGCAGGCTTATTATGCGCAAAAAGGTGAGCAGGTTGATCTGATCAAGCTCTACGGTTCTATGGAGATCGCACCTCTGATCGATCTTGCCGACCGTATTGTGGATTTGGTGGATACCGGGAATACATTACGTGCCAACGGTTTGGTGCCGATGGAGCATATTGCCGATATCAGTTCGCGTCTGATTGTAAATCAGCACGCTTATAAGACTAAGTTCAACCAGATTAATCACATTGTTCAACAGTTTAAATCAGTGATCGAGAAGTAA